One region of Streptomyces sp. NBC_00442 genomic DNA includes:
- a CDS encoding slipin family protein → MQLLIILVIVIVVLALVALALTLRIVKQYEQGVLFRLGRLAGTRAPGLRTIIPLVDVLHRVSLRIVTMPIQSQGIITRDNVSVDVSAVAYFRVVDAVKSVIAIENVNAAINQIAQTTLRKVVGQHTLDETLSETDRINLGIREILDVATAEWGVEVTLVELKDIQLPDSMKRAMARQAEAEREKRAKIINAEGESLAAAALGDASDTMMAHPLALQLRNLQSLVEIGVDKNTTVVFPAPLMSTIGELGAFLSREAAAAGAPPTPHPAELAKTVHAAGSNNKPGPVPHQA, encoded by the coding sequence ATGCAGCTTCTGATCATCCTCGTGATCGTCATCGTCGTGCTGGCGTTGGTGGCACTGGCCCTGACCCTCAGGATCGTCAAGCAGTACGAACAGGGAGTGCTCTTCCGCCTGGGGCGCCTGGCCGGCACGCGTGCTCCCGGGCTGCGGACCATCATTCCCCTCGTCGACGTACTGCACCGGGTGTCGCTGCGCATCGTGACGATGCCGATCCAGTCGCAGGGCATCATCACCCGCGACAACGTCAGCGTGGACGTGTCGGCCGTGGCCTACTTCCGCGTCGTGGACGCCGTGAAGTCCGTCATCGCCATCGAGAACGTGAACGCCGCCATCAACCAGATCGCGCAGACCACCCTGCGCAAGGTCGTCGGCCAGCACACCCTGGACGAGACGCTGTCGGAGACCGACCGCATCAACCTGGGCATCCGCGAGATCCTCGACGTCGCCACCGCCGAGTGGGGCGTCGAGGTCACCCTCGTCGAACTCAAGGACATCCAACTGCCCGACAGCATGAAACGCGCGATGGCCCGACAGGCCGAGGCCGAGCGCGAGAAGCGAGCCAAAATCATCAACGCCGAAGGCGAATCGCTCGCCGCGGCAGCACTCGGAGACGCCTCCGACACCATGATGGCCCACCCCCTCGCGCTCCAACTCCGCAACCTGCAAAGCCTCGTGGAGATAGGCGTCGACAAGAACACCACCGTCGTCTTCCCCGCACCCCTGATGAGCACCATCGGCGAACTGGGCGCCTTCCTCAGCCGGGAAGCGGCAGCCGCGGGAGCGCCGCCGACCCCGCACCCGGCCGAACTGGCCAAGACCGTCCACGCAGCGGGATCGAACAACAAACCCGGGCCGGTCCCCCACCAGGCCTGA
- a CDS encoding DUF5994 family protein: protein MSATTIDRFSPPVGIPDPPAPSAARIALKSPGASRGLLDGAWWPRSRDLLRELPALIDALAPKWGRITRIAVNPEHWPVIPRRIPVTGHVVKAGWFKDELDPHKLLLLSYTAGRWDLLVIPPETGATAAARLMAAATDPAGPRLTASALMAAEAAVSAAEALLHDAVPVPYDAARVPHAGSAADRLQDREEAWEYEGGASSTHAVVGTARPDPLPMGM, encoded by the coding sequence ATGTCCGCGACCACGATCGACCGGTTTTCCCCTCCGGTCGGGATCCCCGATCCTCCCGCGCCCTCCGCGGCGCGCATCGCCCTGAAGAGTCCCGGCGCATCCCGCGGCCTCCTGGACGGCGCCTGGTGGCCCCGCTCGCGCGACCTGCTGCGTGAACTGCCCGCACTGATCGACGCCTTGGCGCCGAAGTGGGGCCGGATCACCCGCATCGCCGTGAACCCCGAGCATTGGCCGGTCATCCCGCGAAGGATCCCCGTCACCGGGCACGTGGTGAAGGCGGGCTGGTTCAAGGACGAGCTCGACCCGCACAAGCTCCTGCTGCTCTCCTACACGGCCGGACGCTGGGACCTCCTCGTCATCCCGCCGGAAACCGGCGCCACCGCGGCCGCCCGTCTGATGGCCGCCGCTACGGATCCCGCCGGCCCGCGGCTCACCGCGAGCGCCCTCATGGCGGCCGAGGCGGCCGTGAGCGCGGCCGAGGCGCTCCTTCACGATGCGGTGCCGGTCCCGTACGACGCGGCGCGGGTCCCGCACGCCGGCTCGGCGGCCGATCGGTTGCAGGACCGGGAGGAGGCCTGGGAGTACGAAGGCGGTGCCTCCTCGACCCACGCCGTCGTCGGCACGGCACGCCCGGACCCGCTCCCGATGGGGATGTGA